The following proteins are encoded in a genomic region of Sesamum indicum cultivar Zhongzhi No. 13 linkage group LG8, S_indicum_v1.0, whole genome shotgun sequence:
- the LOC105168602 gene encoding probable E3 ubiquitin-protein ligase XERICO produces MICLYAETHLSTFTLILYACVWIPFLQIAQAFVRFFTFLIDPHRQACSSSYDENPDWELDLPVSQFQELELMMGNKNGGEVSCDAHEDEMCSICLTEFEKEELVNKLPKCGHVFHVGCLEKWLDRCQFTCPLCRSMLLHVRSSSPCKTSWASSSPICINLPPN; encoded by the coding sequence TGATCCTCTACGCTTGTGTATGGATCCCGTTTCTCCAAATAGCGCAGGCTTTTGTAAGATTCTTCACCTTCCTAATCGACCCGCACCGTCAAGCCTGCAGCAGCAGCTATGATGAGAACCCGGACTGGGAGCTGGATCTTCCAGTCTCCCAGTTTCAAGAACTAGAGCTGATGATGGGCAACAAGAATGGAGGAGAAGTGAGTTGTGACGCTCATGAGGACGAAATGTGCTCGATTTGCTTGACTGAGTTCGAGAAAGAGGAATTGGTGAACAAACTGCCGAAATGCGGGCACGTATTTCACGTGGGGTGCCTGGAGAAATGGCTGGACAGATGCCAGTTCACCTGCCCGCTTTGCAGGTCTATGCTGTTGCATGTTCGTTCTTCCTCCCCATGCAAAACATCATGGGCTTCTTCTTCTCCCATCTGTATCAATCTGCCCCCTAATTGA